Proteins from a genomic interval of Choristoneura fumiferana chromosome 12, NRCan_CFum_1, whole genome shotgun sequence:
- the LOC141433238 gene encoding probable rRNA-processing protein EBP2 homolog, protein MSDFVLNNSDSEVDSDDELQEAFAKGLLKPGLNEIIEKEEKKRVNNVSDLKLKLKGFQLKLPWVETLDLVTSVAPMAPDVALQMQETAQRRKNIKENNKGTKVYDPSQDPVLNEFKRENLIHRQAQAAVVEGLKKLKELGIPTRRPEDYFAEMAKTDEHMQKVRKNLLAKQAAQARNEKVRQLRDQKKIAKRVQIDARLKQASEKREMLEQLKRVRKGKSTDLDFLDDNKGKNSKGKGPQNKLSKKRALKDKKFGFGGKKKGSKQNTRESSSNMDGFNSSAKKKPFDYKTKSFQAKGKKNQRPGKSKRKNAKR, encoded by the exons ATGAGTgactttgtattaaataatagtgaTTCTGAAGTCGATTCAGATGACGAG ctGCAAGAGGCTTTTGCTAAAGGTTTGTTAAAACCTGGCTTGAACGAAATAATAGAGAAAGAAGAGAAGAAGCGAGTTAATAACGTATCGGATTTGAAGCTCAAATTAAAAGGGTTCCAGCTTAAATTACCGTGGGTAGAGACTCTGGATTTAGTTACGTCGGTGGCCCCTATGGCCCCAGACGTGGCATTACAAATGCAAGAGACGGCGCAGAGGAGGAA GaacataaaagaaaacaataaaggCACAAAAGTGTATGATCCATCACAAGATCCTGTCCTGAATGAATTCAAGCGAGAGAATCTAATCCACCGACAAGCACAGGCTGCTGTGGTGGAGGGGCTAAAAAAATTGAAGGAGTTAGGAATACCAACAAGGAG ACCTGAAGATTACTTTGCAGAGATGGCTAAAACGGATGAGCACATGCAGAAAGTGCGTAAGAACCTGCTTGCTAAACAAGCTGCGCAGGCGCGCAACGAGAAGGTTCGCCAGTTGAGAGATCAGAAGAAAATAGCGAAACGAGTACAG ATTGACGCAAGACTGAAACAAGCATCTGAAAAGAGAGAGATGCTTGAACAGCTCAAACGAGTTAGGAAAGGTAAATCAACAGACTTAGATTTCTTAGATGACAATAAAGGAAAGAATAGCAAGGGCAAAGGGCCACAGAATAAACTATCTAAGAAAAGGGCTTTGAAAGACAAGAAGTTTGGTTTTGGGGGGAAAAAGAAAGGATCTAAACAAAATACGAGGGAGTCTTCAAGTAATATGGACGGATTTAATAGCTCAGCAAAGAAAAAGCCGTTTGACTATAAGACTAAGTCATTCCAAGCTAAAGGCAAGAAGAATCAAAGGCCTGGAAAGTCAAAGAGGAAGAATGCTAAGAGATAA